agataaaatataacttttttattaacattttttatttcGTTGAGGATGCATATGGCATGCGCATGTAGTTTTAATTtaggaacaattttttttttaatttggaaagtaatttttaaaagaagtgTAAATTGGATAATCTGTCAATGTCACGTGTATGCCACATGTTATCGATGTTTGCGTAATTACGCATCACAACAATTTGTTAAACGAGGattcattttatcattttttaaataacattaGGTACATTTAGCCTAATACTAATATTAAAAGTCAAAAcgaatgaaatatttttaataaatgtttaattggaGGATGTAGACCGAAATGATCAAGCCAGCAATACAAGGAGTACATAATGTATTGAAAGCCTGTGCAAATACAAAAACAGTTAAAAGAGTCATCCTCACCTCTTCAGCTGCAGCTGTGTCAATCAATAAGCTTAACGGTCCAGATTTGGTCATGGATGAGCAAAATTGGACTGATATTGACTACTTGACTTCAGAGAAGCCACCCACTTGGGTAACTAATAATCTACTCAAACAAACTATTTAATCTTTAGTTTCTTATATTCAATTTTTACTTCCCCGCTAGCAGATTCACCCACCATCTCACGTGCGCGACgtgggtcggatccggattagtcagggcaaAACCCTAGAAACCGGATGGACaaccaaaaatatatattcaatttttacTACATATATGCAGGGATACTCTGTTTCGAAGACGCTAGCGGAGAAGGAAGCTTGGAAATTCGCTCGAGAAAATAACATCGATCTCATAACGATCGTTCCGACTCTCATGGCCGGTCCGTCTCTGACTCATGATGTTCCTGACAGTGTAAACCTGGCAGCATCATTGATCACAGGTTTTACTTTGCTTCAATCAGAATCTGAGCATTGGTTTTTTTCTTGCTTTTAATATTCTGACAAATTAAATAACTCTGCATAAGCGTAATTGATTAATTTTCAGGAAATGAGTATATGATAAATGGATTGAAAGGAATGCAAATGTTGTCAGGATCGATATCCGTAGCGCATGTAGAGGATGTTTGTCGTGCCCATGTGTATTTAGCTGAGAAAGATTCGGCTTCAGGACGGTATATATGTTGTCGTGTTAATACCAGTGTTCCTGAGCTTGCCAaattcctcaagaacagatatcctgaCTACCAAGTTCCTACTGAGTAAGCCGATACTACCCTCAACAattatgttgcacggaaacttttTGAGTCTTACGTTTTAATAAATTCGAAACTTTACGTTTGTTATCTATTCATGTAAACAATGTTTGTTCCATTCCGATGTCCGTTATTTCAggatttttgttattttaaatgttaattacAGTTTTGGAGATTTAGCATCGAAGGCCAAGTTGAAATTGTCTTCAGAGAAGCTCATTGGTGAAGGATTCTGTTTCAAGTATGGGATTGAAGAGATTTATGACCAAACTGTGGAATACTTAAAGGCTATGGGCATGCTTAAGTGAGTTCAAAGAGTAGAGCTGTCTTCTGCTTTGTTGTGttatgtaataattttataaggcTAATTTGCTCTTAagcaatgtcaattgctcattcgTTTCAAGTTATATCTTTCCGAcctaatcactaaaaagaaaaattaaatctcTACGTTGCGGTCAATTCtattcaaaacttttaaaaattacaagttatagtctatttttaataaacatgttttaattttaaccgACTATacaatttaaaagtttttgcATCGAAAATATACTGttaacttttttaattctaaccaaatttttaaatttcgcCAATTGTatcttaattttgataaatatttttaattgaaaaatgttAGAAAtggt
This window of the Mercurialis annua linkage group LG5, ddMerAnnu1.2, whole genome shotgun sequence genome carries:
- the LOC126682263 gene encoding anthocyanidin reductase ((2S)-flavan-3-ol-forming) is translated as MASHSIKNRRACVIGGSGFVASVLVKLLIEKGYDVNTTVRNPDNQKKIYFLHALQNLGDLKIFKADLSEEESFIAPISGCDFVFHVATPVNFASQDPETEMIKPAIQGVHNVLKACANTKTVKRVILTSSAAAVSINKLNGPDLVMDEQNWTDIDYLTSEKPPTWGYSVSKTLAEKEAWKFARENNIDLITIVPTLMAGPSLTHDVPDSVNLAASLITGNEYMINGLKGMQMLSGSISVAHVEDVCRAHVYLAEKDSASGRYICCRVNTSVPELAKFLKNRYPDYQVPTDFGDLASKAKLKLSSEKLIGEGFCFKYGIEEIYDQTVEYLKAMGMLK